A region of Faecalibacterium taiwanense DNA encodes the following proteins:
- a CDS encoding diguanylate cyclase domain-containing protein, with protein MELQRRKVGFICKTVAAPYHVAGSLLTIGTSCGFALYPEEGTDTDKITRLADQRMYKHKQKNHALQDHGLYG; from the coding sequence ATGGAGCTGCAGCGCCGCAAGGTCGGGTTTATCTGTAAGACTGTTGCAGCACCCTATCATGTTGCAGGCAGTCTTCTGACGATCGGCACCAGCTGCGGCTTTGCCCTCTACCCGGAAGAAGGCACGGATACAGACAAGATCACCCGTCTGGCTGACCAGCGGATGTATAAGCACAAGCAAAAGAACCATGCCTTGCAGGATCATGGATTATATGGGTAA
- a CDS encoding CTP synthase: MAEKQTKFIFVTGGVVSGLGKGITAASLGRLLKCRGLKVASQKLDPYVNVDPGTMSPLQHGEVFVTDDGTETDLDLGHYERFIDENLNKYSNLTTGKVYWNVLNKERQGAYLGQTVQIIPHITNEIKSYIYNLASSTEADVVITEIGGTTGDIESQPFLEAIRQVGLEQGRDNCCYIHVVLVPYISGSDEYKSKPAQHSVKELQGMGVNPDIIILRADGSVGGDIRRKISTFCNVKPECVIENLTMPSLYQCPLMLHTGGLDEVVVQKLKLDVPAADLTEWKQVVSRIATRSKTCSIALVGKYVKLHDAYLSVMESLYHAGFENDSQVEIKWVESEDLTDQAACKEAFADVDGIIVPGGFGDRGIEGMIQAAQYARENHVPYFGICLGMQIMVMEFARGVLGYKDANSSEFTPDGKHNVIALMADQQGNIPKGGTMRLGKYPCKVMPGTKMAECYGEAEIWERHRHRYEFNNEFRQEMQDAGLVISGTSPDGRLVETVELPGRDFHLGAQFHPEFKSRPNRAHPLFKAFIAAALKFRASEQRSLLHM; encoded by the coding sequence ATGGCAGAGAAACAAACCAAATTCATCTTTGTCACCGGCGGTGTCGTCTCCGGCCTTGGCAAGGGCATCACAGCTGCATCGCTGGGCCGTCTGCTCAAGTGCCGCGGCCTGAAGGTGGCCAGCCAGAAGCTGGACCCCTATGTGAATGTGGATCCCGGCACCATGAGCCCGCTGCAGCACGGTGAGGTGTTCGTGACCGACGATGGCACTGAGACCGATCTGGATCTGGGCCACTACGAGCGCTTTATCGACGAGAATCTGAACAAATACTCCAACCTGACCACCGGCAAGGTGTACTGGAACGTACTGAACAAGGAACGTCAGGGTGCATATCTGGGCCAGACCGTGCAGATCATTCCCCACATCACCAACGAGATCAAGAGCTACATCTACAATCTGGCCTCTTCCACCGAGGCTGACGTGGTCATTACCGAGATCGGCGGCACGACCGGTGATATTGAAAGCCAGCCCTTCCTCGAGGCCATCCGTCAGGTGGGTCTGGAGCAGGGCCGCGACAACTGCTGCTACATCCATGTGGTGCTGGTGCCTTACATTTCCGGCTCGGACGAGTACAAATCCAAGCCTGCACAGCACTCTGTGAAAGAGCTGCAGGGCATGGGCGTGAACCCGGATATCATCATCCTGCGCGCAGACGGCAGTGTGGGCGGCGACATCCGCCGCAAGATCAGCACCTTCTGCAATGTGAAGCCGGAGTGTGTGATCGAGAACCTGACCATGCCCAGCCTGTACCAGTGCCCGCTGATGCTGCACACCGGTGGTCTGGACGAGGTAGTGGTGCAGAAGCTCAAGCTGGATGTGCCCGCTGCCGACCTGACCGAGTGGAAGCAGGTGGTCAGCCGCATTGCTACCCGCAGCAAGACCTGCAGCATTGCACTGGTGGGCAAATACGTCAAGCTGCACGACGCCTATCTCTCTGTGATGGAGAGCCTGTACCACGCAGGCTTCGAGAATGACAGCCAGGTGGAGATCAAGTGGGTGGAAAGCGAGGACCTGACCGACCAGGCCGCCTGCAAGGAAGCCTTTGCAGATGTGGACGGCATCATCGTACCCGGCGGCTTTGGCGACCGCGGCATTGAGGGCATGATCCAGGCTGCACAGTATGCCCGCGAGAACCATGTTCCCTACTTTGGCATCTGCCTTGGCATGCAGATCATGGTAATGGAGTTTGCCCGGGGAGTTTTGGGCTACAAGGATGCAAATTCCAGCGAATTCACCCCGGATGGCAAGCATAATGTGATCGCCCTGATGGCCGACCAGCAGGGCAACATTCCCAAGGGCGGCACCATGCGTCTGGGTAAATACCCCTGCAAGGTGATGCCCGGCACCAAGATGGCCGAGTGCTACGGCGAGGCCGAGATCTGGGAGCGCCACCGTCACCGCTACGAGTTTAACAACGAATTCCGTCAGGAGATGCAGGACGCCGGTCTTGTTATTTCCGGCACCAGCCCCGACGGTCGTCTGGTAGAGACTGTAGAGCTGCCCGGCCGTGACTTTCATTTGGGCGCACAGTTCCACCCGGAGTTCAAGAGCCGTCCGAACCGTGCTCACCCGCTGTTCAAGGCATTCATTGCTGCGGCACTCAAGTTCCGCGCCAGCGAGCAGCGCAGCCTGCTGCACATGTAA
- a CDS encoding ANTAR domain-containing response regulator has protein sequence MGRALIVSAGASSNEYIAARLTEMGYSRPVIIPSGAEARRRMTESDFELIVVNSPLPDEFGHEVCINAVEKTDAGVVFLVKAAQAEQLLGPLSEQGVLLLSKPFSTAFFVQAMHMAAAGNHRLLRARQENARLQEKIAQVRLVSRAKCCLVEHEHMTEAEAHRYIEKQAMDTRRDRTEIAQEVLENYEDMGV, from the coding sequence ATGGGACGTGCACTGATCGTAAGTGCCGGTGCAAGCTCCAACGAGTATATCGCTGCACGGCTGACCGAAATGGGCTACAGCCGCCCGGTGATCATTCCCAGCGGGGCCGAAGCCCGGCGGCGCATGACGGAATCGGATTTTGAGCTGATCGTGGTCAACTCTCCCCTGCCCGATGAATTCGGGCATGAGGTGTGCATCAATGCTGTGGAAAAAACAGATGCCGGTGTCGTGTTTCTGGTCAAGGCCGCACAGGCTGAGCAGCTTTTGGGACCTTTGAGCGAACAGGGGGTATTGCTGCTGTCAAAGCCCTTCAGCACCGCCTTTTTTGTGCAGGCCATGCACATGGCGGCGGCGGGCAACCACCGCCTGCTGCGTGCCCGGCAGGAGAACGCCCGCTTACAGGAAAAGATCGCACAGGTGCGGCTGGTCAGCCGGGCAAAATGCTGCCTTGTGGAGCACGAGCACATGACCGAAGCCGAGGCACACCGCTACATAGAAAAACAGGCCATGGATACCCGTCGTGACCGCACAGAAATTGCACAGGAAGTCCTTGAAAATTATGAGGACATGGGTGTATAA
- a CDS encoding glutamine synthetase family protein, with translation MSYSTQQDILDFVEDNNVKFVRFAFCDIFGTQKNIAVLANDLPKALEDGVCFDGSSIAGFMKVEESDLVLRPDLSTVTILPWRPTEGRVMQFFCDVEKPDGQPFGGNCRGFLRSVNRKFKKLGITCNVGAECEFYLFENDDRGRPTRIPIDFGGYFDVAPLDAGENLRRDICLTMEQMGMSPQHSHHESGNGQNEIDCHHAGPLKTADNVMMFKQIVRAIATRSGIHASFLPKPLPDQAGSGLHINLSLYMDGRNLFEGDIAPDSIAGSFMAGVLAHSRELTVFTNPLPNSYQRFGCDEAPRYVSWSRQNRSQLVRIPQVKGDNCRMELRSPDPACNPYLAIGLVLAAGLDGIENRMVLSAPVNKNLFDPSMAEGLSLETLPASLEEAVQAAEESEFLRRVLPEQLASRYFTEELKRCEALKHASDPVEYERTHYFNAI, from the coding sequence ATGAGCTATTCGACCCAACAGGACATCCTTGATTTTGTGGAGGACAACAACGTCAAATTTGTGCGCTTTGCCTTCTGCGATATCTTTGGCACTCAGAAGAACATTGCCGTGCTGGCAAACGATCTGCCCAAAGCTCTGGAAGACGGTGTCTGCTTCGACGGCAGCTCCATTGCCGGCTTTATGAAGGTGGAGGAAAGCGATCTTGTGCTGCGGCCGGATCTTTCCACCGTGACCATTCTCCCCTGGCGGCCTACCGAGGGCCGGGTGATGCAGTTTTTCTGTGATGTGGAAAAGCCGGACGGCCAGCCCTTTGGCGGCAACTGCCGCGGCTTTCTGCGCAGCGTGAATCGCAAATTCAAAAAGCTGGGCATCACTTGCAATGTGGGCGCAGAGTGTGAGTTCTACCTGTTCGAGAATGATGACCGGGGCCGCCCCACCCGTATCCCCATCGACTTTGGCGGCTACTTTGACGTGGCCCCGCTGGATGCAGGCGAGAACCTCCGCCGGGACATCTGCCTGACCATGGAGCAGATGGGCATGAGCCCTCAGCACAGCCATCACGAAAGCGGCAACGGCCAGAACGAGATCGACTGCCACCACGCAGGCCCCCTCAAGACCGCCGACAACGTGATGATGTTCAAGCAGATCGTGCGCGCCATTGCCACCCGCAGCGGCATCCATGCAAGCTTCCTGCCCAAGCCCCTGCCGGATCAGGCAGGCAGCGGCCTGCACATCAACCTGTCCCTTTACATGGATGGCCGCAACCTGTTTGAGGGCGACATTGCCCCGGACAGCATTGCAGGCAGCTTTATGGCCGGTGTGCTGGCCCACAGCCGGGAGCTGACCGTGTTCACCAACCCTCTGCCCAACAGCTATCAGCGCTTTGGCTGCGATGAAGCGCCCCGCTATGTGAGCTGGAGCCGCCAGAACCGCAGCCAGCTGGTGCGCATCCCGCAGGTAAAGGGCGACAACTGCCGCATGGAGCTGCGCAGCCCGGACCCTGCCTGCAACCCCTATCTGGCCATTGGTCTGGTTCTGGCTGCCGGATTGGACGGCATCGAGAACCGCATGGTGCTCTCTGCCCCCGTGAACAAGAATCTGTTCGACCCCTCTATGGCTGAGGGCCTCAGCCTTGAGACTCTGCCCGCCAGTCTGGAAGAGGCCGTGCAGGCTGCGGAGGAGAGCGAATTTTTGCGCAGAGTGCTGCCCGAGCAGCTTGCCAGCCGCTACTTTACGGAAGAACTGAAGCGCTGCGAAGCACTGAAACACGCGTCCGACCCTGTTGAGTACGAGCGTACCCATTACTTCAACGCCATCTGA